A DNA window from Drosophila pseudoobscura strain MV-25-SWS-2005 chromosome 2, UCI_Dpse_MV25, whole genome shotgun sequence contains the following coding sequences:
- the mfas gene encoding transforming growth factor-beta-induced protein ig-h3 isoform X3, whose protein sequence is MLRQWACLLLLGSISIQAVPYYGDSGSGSESEFEESVGYASDSLSKSSGSSFDTEFVPLEQQQQPQGRQDVGPAPGPVPPTTGVEQKPFNVDAITTDVNAPNPAIFFQQSFPFFGNEFFNSFGGFGFGNAQEPWWKGPNVCTEKEEGETVATETEGDETVDTFGQERDGVSSVVRSPLFGQFQFSVNSCMEKPNKHVCTKIVNQNGKKKTLTLTRQCCHGYGRSRNADFSTPCEKIDIKDVEVTAGDMGAKQFIESARKAGELSDMLGQGSGKKVTLFLPKDQDFMEYHAQQQQENAVDQANADKTKPSSIYKLHAVLGELELEDVPNEQLLQTEVPDQKIRINSYQLPPALGLEPYRYSANCVPIDKHDKLSEQAVVHTLNGMLQPLTKNVMDIIRERPDMSIMRTVLEKTNLSAMLEGEKPVTIFVPTDLAFDKLEPHLRRALKEGRGCASNILKNHMLDLTFCSLATVPGAKTTAFNLLGEPLLLNRTQRAENQTGPSSIFINNVAKIMEADIMGTNGVLHVIDTILPTETALPMTTLISQKNLTIFKQLLEASGYDDQFDDLNNVTIFAPIDKALQNTEWARLLKEQPEVLNHNLDLLEFLNYHVVKPMIKTCDLSEKSLPTMAGSNVRLNLYSTHALFSDVMNRATVNCARLVHFDDESCGSVLHQLDRPLTPPKNNMLKVLEANPGYSKFLELVRKANLTQLLSNDSNSYTLLVPKNDVFDEFSESGETQKPAVQTQAELVAMVKTHIVEDVVCCAGIIPTNWPFVRSIESIGGQHLRITRDRRPKIENAGVTKCDVVATNGILHEINDIIVPRPQRAQQRPQLIPPGAGYQPQSDFDVFF, encoded by the exons ATGTTGAGACAGTGGGCttgcctgctcctgctcgggTCCATCTCCATCCAGGCGGTGCCCTACTACGGAGA TTCAGGCTCCGGATCGGAATCTGAGTTTGAGGAGTCCGTGGGTTATGCTTCCGATTCTTTATCCAAATCCAG cggcagtagcTTCGATACTGAGTTCGTGCccctggagcagcagcaacagccccaGGGACGTCAGGATGTGGGTCCAGCGCCCGGCCCCGTTCCGCCAACAACTGGAGTGGAGCAGAAACCTTTCA ATGTGGACGCGATCACCACAGATGTGAATGCACCCAATCCAGCGATATTCTTCCAGCAATCGTTCCCCTTCTTTGGCAATGAGTTCTTCAACTCATTTGGCGGTTTTGGCTTCGGCAATGCCCAGGAGCCCTGGTGGAAAGG TCCCAATGTGTGCACCGAGAAAGAGGAAGGCGAGACCGTGGCCACAGAGACCGAGGGTGATGAAACCGTTGACACCTTTGGCCAGGAACGTGACGGCGTCAGCAGCGTTGTGCGATCCCCACTCTTCGGACAGTTCCAGTTCAGCGTAAACTCCTGCATGGAGAAGCCCAACAAGCACGTCTGCACCAAGAT CGTCAatcaaaatggcaaaaagaaGACCCTGACGTTGACACGTCAGTGCTGTCACGGCTATGGGCGCTCGAGGAACGCGGACTTTAGCACACCCTGCGAGAAGATCGACATCAAGGATGTGGAGGTTACGGCCGGCGACATGGGAGCCAAGCAGTTCATCGAGAGTGCCCGCAAAGCCGGAGAACTGTCGGACATGCTGGGTCAGGGCAGTGGCAAGAAGGTGACTCTGTTTTTGCCCAAGGATCAGGACTTTATGGAGTACcatgcccagcagcagcaggagaat GCAGTGGACCAAGCCAATGCTGATAAAACAAAGCCATCGTCCATCTACAAGCTTCATGCAGTTCTCGGAGAACTTGAACTGGAGGATGTACCCaacgagcagctgctgcaaacGGAGGTGCCAGACCAGAAGATCCGCATCAACAGCTACCAGCTACCCCCAGCTCTGGGTCTAGAGCCCTACCGCTATTCCGCCAACTGTGTGCCAATCGATAAGCACGACAAGCTCTCCGAGCAGGCCGTTGTCCATACACTGAATGGAATGCTCCAGCCCCTGACCAAGAACGTGATGGATATCATTCGCGAGCGCCCGGATATGTCCATAATGCGCACAGTTCTGGAGAAGACCAATCTGAGTGCCATGTTGGAGGGTGAGAAGCCGGTGACCATCTTTGTGCCCACCGATTTGGCCTTCGATAAGCTGGAGCCGCATCTGCGACGGGCTCTGAAGGAGGGACGTGGCTGTGCGTCGA ACATCCTCAAGAACCACATGCTGGATCTTACCTTCTGCTCGCTGGCTACAGTTCCCGGAGCCAAGACGACAGCCTTCAATTTGCTGGGTGAGCCCCTGCTGCTCAATCGCACTCAGCGCGCTGAGAATCAGACTGGACCGTCTTCGATCTTCATCAATAACGTGGCCAAGATAATGGAAGCGGATATTATGGGTACAAATGGTGTGCTCCATGTGATCGATACCATTCTGCCCACGGAGACGGCACTGCCCATGACCACTCTGATATCGCAGAAGAACCTGACCATCTTCAAGCAGTTGTTGGAGGCCTCTGGCTATGACGATCAGTTCGATGATCTGAACAATGTGACGATCTTTGCACCCATAGACAAGGCACTGCAGAACACGGAGTGGGCTCGTCTTCTGAAGGAGCAGCCGGAGGTTCTTAACCACAATCTGGATCTGTTGGAGTTCCTCAACTATCACGTTGTCAAGCCCATGATCAAGACGTGCGATCTGTCGGAGAAGTCCCTGCCTACGATGGCCGGCTCCAATGTCCGTCTGAATCTGTATTCCACCCATGCTCTCTTCTCGGATGTGATGAATCGTGCCACCGTGAACTGTGCCCGCCTGGTGCATTTCGATGACGAGAGCTGTGGCTCGGTGCTGCATCAGCTGGATCGTCCACTGACGCCACCCAAGAAT AATATGCTCAAGGTGCTGGAGGCCAATCCCGGCTACAGCAAATTCTTGGAGCTGGTGCGCAAGGCCAATCTGACCCAGCTGCTGTCCAACGATTCGAATAGCTACACCCTGCTGGTGCCCAAGAACGATGTCTTTGATGAGTTCAGCGAGTCGGGTGAGACCCAGAAGCCCGCAGTCCAGACCCAGGCGGAACTAGTGGCCATGGTCAAGACTCACATTGTGGAGGATGTTGTCTGCTGTGCTGGCATCATTCCCACCAACTGGCCTTTTGTGCGCTCCATCGAATCGATCGGGGGTCAGCATTTGCGCATCACTCGCGATCGTCGGCCCAAGATTGAGAATGCCGGCGTAACCAAGTGCGATGTGGTGGCCACCAATGGCATTCTCCACGAGATCAATGACATCATTGTGCCGAGGCCACAACGTGCCCAGCAACGACCCCAGCTGATCCCGCCAGGCGCTGGCTATCAGCCACAGAGCGACTTTGATGTCTTCTTCTGA